A single genomic interval of Haloterrigena salifodinae harbors:
- a CDS encoding triphosphoribosyl-dephospho-CoA synthase: protein MRTPAANAQLALLLEVAGTPKPGNVDRCRDLDDLRFEHFLAGAVGARDGLEMAANGGAVGAAFERAVAGMAGQRGGNTQFGSLLLLVPLVRAAREELSAPVVEAVCEDTTVADAANFYRAFDHVDVFVDDPPADMEPLDVRRGSDAVPAVEDRGLTLLDIMSRSVPGDDVAREWVDGFERSFRAAERLAAADGPLGDRTAAVFLAELAERPDTLVANRSGEAVAREVTDRAAELVERDALETDPEAVEAFAEDLVVRGVNPGTTADITAAGLFVALEHEAIDV, encoded by the coding sequence ATGCGAACGCCAGCCGCAAACGCACAACTGGCTCTCCTCCTCGAGGTCGCGGGCACGCCTAAACCGGGCAACGTCGACCGGTGCCGCGACCTCGATGACCTGCGATTCGAACACTTCCTCGCGGGGGCCGTCGGCGCCCGCGACGGCCTCGAGATGGCGGCGAACGGCGGTGCGGTCGGCGCTGCCTTCGAACGCGCCGTGGCGGGGATGGCCGGCCAGCGCGGTGGCAACACCCAGTTCGGCTCGCTGCTATTGCTCGTGCCGCTCGTCCGCGCGGCCCGCGAGGAACTCTCCGCGCCCGTCGTCGAGGCCGTCTGCGAGGACACCACCGTCGCCGACGCAGCGAACTTTTATCGGGCGTTCGACCACGTCGACGTCTTCGTCGACGATCCGCCCGCGGATATGGAGCCCCTGGACGTCCGCCGCGGGAGCGACGCCGTCCCGGCCGTCGAGGACCGAGGGCTGACGCTGCTGGATATCATGAGTCGGAGCGTCCCGGGCGACGACGTCGCGCGCGAGTGGGTCGACGGCTTCGAGCGCTCCTTTCGGGCCGCCGAACGCCTCGCCGCGGCCGACGGCCCGCTGGGTGACCGCACCGCGGCCGTCTTCCTCGCCGAACTCGCCGAGCGGCCGGACACGCTCGTCGCGAACCGCAGCGGCGAGGCCGTCGCGCGGGAGGTCACCGACCGCGCGGCCGAGTTGGTCGAGCGCGACGCGCTCGAGACCGACCCCGAGGCAGTCGAAGCCTTCGCCGAGGACCTCGTCGTCCGCGGCGTCAACCCGGGGACGACCGCTGACATCACGGCCGCAGGGCTGTTCGTCGCCCTCGAGCACGAGGCGATCGACGTATGA
- a CDS encoding cupin domain-containing protein: MGYHVIDPNNLEPEPNRPSEMRYVSEAAAMDRMGLRVYRVEPGEEIPLSGLHYHDEQEEAFYVLEGALSVETPDRTYRVEAGQFFIAEPESPHRAHNAADAAGDVRVIGVGAPPLSDGHSYER; this comes from the coding sequence ATGGGCTACCACGTGATCGATCCGAACAACCTCGAACCGGAACCGAACCGCCCGTCGGAGATGCGTTACGTCAGCGAGGCGGCGGCGATGGACCGGATGGGACTGCGCGTCTACCGCGTCGAACCCGGCGAAGAGATTCCGCTCTCGGGGCTACACTACCACGACGAACAGGAGGAGGCATTCTACGTCCTCGAGGGCGCGCTCAGCGTCGAGACGCCCGATCGAACGTACCGGGTCGAAGCGGGTCAGTTCTTCATCGCCGAACCGGAGAGTCCACACCGCGCACATAACGCGGCCGACGCCGCCGGCGACGTGCGGGTGATCGGAGTAGGCGCCCCGCCGCTCAGTGACGGCCACAGCTACGAGCGGTGA
- a CDS encoding tRNA-dihydrouridine synthase, with protein MFTPPLALASLSGEADAEWARAGADYAGAAILGGIAIDAGSRAAARELVERDRTEFLPDDPIAFIDRQLAALEDAPIQPAFNVRSTTPDPIPDAARVCRDRDAFLEINAHCRQDELCAVGCGETLLRDRERLCDYVRRAADTGATVGVKVRAEISAVDLPALAAALETAGADYVHVDAMDTESVVRDIADATDLFIIANNGVRDDATVREYVEYGADAVSVGRPSDNPVVLERVREAVERRLGAEACP; from the coding sequence ATGTTCACGCCGCCGCTCGCCCTGGCCAGCCTCAGCGGGGAAGCCGACGCCGAGTGGGCTCGAGCGGGCGCCGACTACGCGGGCGCCGCCATTCTCGGCGGCATCGCCATCGACGCGGGGTCCCGCGCAGCGGCTCGGGAACTCGTCGAGCGCGACCGAACCGAGTTCCTCCCCGACGATCCCATCGCCTTCATCGACCGGCAACTCGCCGCCCTCGAGGACGCGCCGATCCAGCCGGCGTTCAACGTCCGGAGCACGACGCCCGATCCGATCCCCGACGCCGCCCGCGTCTGCCGGGACCGGGACGCGTTCCTCGAGATCAACGCCCACTGCCGACAGGACGAACTCTGCGCGGTCGGCTGCGGCGAGACGCTTCTGCGGGACCGCGAGCGCCTCTGCGACTACGTCCGGCGGGCCGCCGACACCGGCGCCACCGTCGGCGTGAAGGTCCGCGCCGAGATCTCCGCCGTCGACCTCCCCGCGCTCGCGGCCGCGCTCGAGACTGCAGGCGCCGACTACGTCCACGTCGACGCGATGGACACCGAGTCGGTCGTCCGCGATATCGCCGACGCCACCGACCTGTTCATTATCGCCAACAACGGCGTCCGCGACGACGCGACCGTCCGCGAGTACGTCGAGTACGGCGCCGACGCGGTCAGCGTCGGTCGCCCCAGTGACAACCCGGTCGTTCTCGAGCGCGTCCGCGAGGCAGTAGAGCGGCGACTCGGCGCGGAAGCGTGCCCGTAA
- the cofD gene encoding 2-phospho-L-lactate transferase: MVTFLSGGTGTPKLLDGAAAAFSPEETTVVANTGDDIEIGGLFVSPDVDTLLFQGGGVLDREMWWGIDGDTHRTNAALSDIASAAGLPDGPQFLSEERQTEGRDLADWRRFSGVAEFMTIGDRDRAVHITRTSLLDQGLSLSEATQRLADAFGLTIDLLPMSDDPVASLVHTEQGMMHFQEYWVAHRGEPTVETVEFRGSSNAEPAPGVIDALEDTVVIGPSNPVTSIGPMLTLPGVADTLSQSTVIAVSPFLGDDAFSGPAGDLMSAVNADPSTEGLATAYPFADAFVIDEGDDAEFDRPTIRTDIEIDSSDDAARVARTVKEAIDIVD, translated from the coding sequence ATGGTAACTTTCCTCTCCGGAGGCACCGGAACGCCGAAGCTGTTGGACGGTGCCGCCGCCGCGTTCTCGCCGGAGGAGACCACCGTCGTCGCCAACACGGGCGACGACATCGAAATCGGTGGGCTGTTCGTCTCGCCGGACGTCGATACGCTGCTGTTCCAGGGCGGCGGCGTGCTCGACCGCGAGATGTGGTGGGGAATCGACGGGGACACGCACCGGACCAACGCTGCGCTGTCGGATATCGCGTCGGCCGCGGGACTGCCCGACGGCCCGCAGTTCCTCTCGGAGGAGCGACAGACCGAGGGGCGCGACCTCGCGGACTGGCGACGCTTCTCGGGGGTCGCCGAGTTCATGACGATCGGCGACCGCGACCGGGCCGTCCACATCACGCGGACGAGCCTCCTCGACCAGGGACTGTCGTTGAGCGAGGCGACCCAGCGACTCGCGGACGCCTTCGGGCTGACGATCGATCTCCTGCCGATGAGCGACGATCCCGTCGCAAGCCTCGTCCACACCGAACAGGGAATGATGCACTTCCAGGAGTACTGGGTGGCCCACCGCGGCGAACCGACCGTCGAGACCGTCGAGTTCCGCGGGTCCTCGAACGCCGAGCCGGCGCCGGGCGTCATCGACGCGCTCGAGGACACCGTCGTCATCGGCCCGTCGAACCCCGTCACGAGTATCGGGCCGATGCTGACGCTGCCGGGCGTGGCCGACACGCTCAGCCAGTCGACGGTCATCGCGGTCTCGCCGTTCCTCGGCGACGACGCCTTCTCAGGGCCGGCGGGCGATCTCATGTCGGCGGTCAACGCCGACCCCAGCACCGAAGGGCTCGCGACGGCCTATCCGTTCGCCGACGCCTTCGTCATCGACGAGGGCGACGACGCCGAGTTCGACCGGCCGACGATCCGGACCGACATCGAGATCGACTCCTCCGACGACGCCGCGCGCGTCGCCCGAACGGTCAAGGAAGCGATCGATATCGTGGACTGA
- a CDS encoding MATE family efflux transporter, which translates to MTVRDHLEAIFKSADELDLTEGGIARPLIYLSIPLIITNVLQVTYNLADTFWLGQYSTTSLAAISFAFPMVFFLIALALGVSVAGSVLVAQHTGADNPERAEYAASQTVMYAILASLVLGAVGYRFAGDILALFGAEADIEPLVTAYMEVFSVGLVAVFGFLVFLALMRGYGDTVTPMLVMFGSVVLNIVLDPFLIFGFEGNPLFGYLGLRGLEAELFAATGYAGSGIEGAAIATVFSRALAFAVGLAIMFRGTHGVRIRLSQMKPDLEYARKLVEIGTPASIEGTARALSINLLLVIIAMFPETVVAAFGIGTRVFSVIFLPAIAFSQGIETMTGQNIGAGKRGRAERTNHFGAKVMLITLTGLGVVVFLAAAPIVSVFTTDAAVVAEGATFLRYTSLTFGFMGVMRAYSGGFRGAGKTLIAAAISVLTLGVIRFPLAWIGAQRVGSNGVWAAFAVSTVIGGGIAYAWFNWGDWLDSASVETGAAVGAESSGSVGDD; encoded by the coding sequence GTGACGGTGCGCGATCACCTCGAGGCGATCTTCAAATCGGCCGACGAGCTCGACCTAACCGAGGGCGGGATCGCGCGGCCGCTGATTTACCTCTCGATTCCGCTGATCATCACGAACGTGTTGCAGGTCACCTACAACCTCGCGGACACGTTCTGGCTCGGCCAGTACAGCACGACGTCGCTGGCGGCGATCAGCTTCGCGTTCCCGATGGTCTTTTTCCTCATCGCGCTGGCGCTCGGCGTCTCCGTCGCCGGGAGCGTCCTCGTCGCCCAGCACACCGGCGCGGATAACCCCGAGCGAGCGGAGTACGCCGCCTCGCAGACGGTCATGTACGCGATCCTCGCGTCGCTCGTGCTCGGCGCCGTCGGCTACCGCTTCGCCGGCGATATCCTCGCGTTGTTCGGCGCCGAGGCCGACATCGAGCCGCTGGTCACCGCCTACATGGAGGTTTTCTCCGTGGGGCTGGTGGCCGTCTTCGGCTTCCTCGTCTTCCTCGCGCTCATGCGGGGGTACGGCGACACCGTCACGCCGATGCTCGTCATGTTCGGCTCGGTCGTGCTCAACATCGTCCTCGACCCGTTCCTCATCTTCGGGTTCGAGGGGAACCCGCTGTTCGGCTACCTCGGTCTTCGCGGCCTCGAGGCCGAGTTGTTCGCCGCCACCGGCTACGCCGGGTCGGGGATCGAGGGCGCCGCGATCGCGACCGTCTTCTCGCGGGCGTTGGCGTTCGCCGTCGGCCTCGCGATCATGTTCCGTGGCACGCACGGCGTCCGGATCCGCCTCTCGCAGATGAAACCCGACCTCGAGTACGCGCGGAAACTCGTCGAGATCGGGACGCCGGCGTCGATCGAGGGGACCGCGCGGGCCCTCTCGATCAACCTGCTGTTGGTCATCATCGCGATGTTCCCCGAGACGGTCGTCGCCGCATTCGGGATCGGGACCCGCGTGTTCTCGGTGATCTTCCTCCCCGCGATCGCCTTCTCCCAGGGGATCGAAACGATGACCGGCCAGAACATCGGCGCCGGGAAGCGCGGGCGCGCCGAGCGGACGAACCACTTCGGCGCGAAGGTCATGCTGATCACGCTCACCGGCCTCGGCGTGGTGGTCTTCCTGGCCGCCGCGCCGATCGTCTCGGTGTTCACGACCGACGCCGCGGTCGTCGCCGAAGGCGCGACCTTCCTCCGGTATACGTCTCTGACGTTCGGGTTCATGGGCGTGATGAGAGCCTACAGCGGCGGGTTCCGTGGGGCCGGCAAGACGCTGATCGCCGCGGCGATCTCCGTGCTCACCCTCGGTGTGATCCGCTTCCCGCTCGCGTGGATCGGCGCCCAAAGGGTCGGCTCGAACGGCGTCTGGGCCGCCTTCGCCGTTTCGACCGTCATCGGCGGCGGGATCGCCTACGCCTGGTTCAACTGGGGCGACTGGCTCGATTCGGCGTCGGTCGAAACCGGCGCCGCGGTCGGCGCCGAGAGCAGCGGAAGCGTCGGCGACGACTGA
- a CDS encoding TetR/AcrR family transcriptional regulator, translating into MTETTATTDELMEATYAALCKHGYASLRMRDIAAESSKSKATLHYHYESKQNLLYALLDYLTDSFAERVETLEGETPAERILALVDIYLEPAADDSLPEFRTALLEIKAQGPYDDRFRAELAEFDRMLRGRIRSLIEDGQDEGVFRPDVDPDETAEFIVTALNGAQTRHVAVDHPIERTRRALETYVRRELLAADADETEERFE; encoded by the coding sequence ATGACTGAGACGACAGCAACTACCGACGAACTCATGGAGGCGACCTACGCCGCGCTCTGCAAGCACGGCTACGCGTCGCTCCGAATGCGAGACATCGCCGCCGAATCGTCCAAGAGCAAGGCCACGCTCCACTATCACTACGAGAGCAAGCAGAACCTCCTCTACGCGCTGCTGGACTATCTTACCGACTCCTTCGCGGAGCGAGTCGAGACCCTCGAGGGCGAGACGCCGGCCGAACGGATTCTGGCGCTCGTCGATATCTACCTCGAGCCCGCCGCGGACGATTCGCTGCCCGAATTTCGGACCGCGCTGCTCGAGATCAAAGCCCAGGGGCCGTACGACGACCGGTTCCGTGCCGAACTCGCTGAGTTCGACCGGATGCTTCGCGGACGGATCCGATCGCTGATCGAGGACGGACAGGACGAGGGCGTCTTCCGGCCGGACGTCGACCCCGACGAAACCGCCGAGTTCATCGTCACCGCGCTCAACGGCGCCCAGACGCGCCACGTGGCCGTCGATCACCCGATCGAGCGGACCCGGCGCGCGCTCGAGACCTACGTCCGCCGCGAACTGCTCGCAGCCGACGCCGACGAGACGGAGGAGCGATTCGAGTGA
- the ligA gene encoding ATP-dependent DNA ligase LigA has product MEFATFADRAAAIEAEPADLEIVARTSELLADAGDDSEDRRSAGSAVDPQTVEIVARFVQGRVFPAWDSTKLDIGPATCYEAIARAAGTNVSGDDVEERLAEVGEIGEVAAGYDFGGQQGLGAFTGGGGNGGGGADENDLTVREVYETLADLAAAEGSGSQDRRVDLLFGLFNRCSSKEARYLARLVLSEMRIGVGEGTVRDAIAEAFDVPVERVERALQVSNDYGQVARVARDEGREGLDELDLEVGRPVQAMLAQAGTVTDALEEWDEAVVEWKYDGARIQLHYDPEAAKADAETRVFSRNMEEVTDALPEVAEFAEATIEEPAILDGEVVAIDENDDPLPFQEVLKRFRRKHDVAKAREDVTVRPVFFDCLHAGGEDLLAESLTTRHERLRTVLADGESLEQDEDEIEGLSLLWTTDDPDEIEVIDADALEAGHEGIMLKDPDSAYSPGRRGKHWRKRKPDVETLDCVVTGAEWGEGRRATFLGTFELSVRAGDDLETVGKVATGITDEKLEELTELLEPHIAAEEGQAVDIEPAIVFEVGYEEIQSSPTYSSGYALRFPRFLSVRSDKNPEDADTLERVERLRA; this is encoded by the coding sequence ATGGAGTTCGCCACGTTCGCCGACCGCGCCGCCGCGATCGAAGCCGAGCCGGCCGATCTCGAGATCGTCGCTCGAACCAGCGAGTTGCTCGCGGACGCGGGCGACGACAGCGAGGACCGACGTTCCGCTGGCTCTGCGGTGGATCCGCAGACCGTCGAGATCGTCGCCCGGTTCGTCCAGGGACGCGTCTTCCCGGCCTGGGACTCGACGAAACTCGACATCGGCCCGGCGACGTGCTACGAGGCGATCGCCCGCGCGGCGGGGACGAACGTGAGCGGCGACGACGTCGAGGAGCGACTGGCCGAGGTCGGCGAGATCGGCGAGGTGGCCGCCGGCTACGACTTTGGCGGCCAGCAGGGTCTGGGCGCGTTCACCGGCGGGGGCGGAAACGGTGGCGGCGGTGCCGACGAGAACGATCTCACCGTTCGCGAGGTCTACGAGACGCTCGCCGACCTCGCCGCCGCGGAGGGGTCGGGCAGTCAGGACCGCAGGGTCGACCTGCTGTTCGGCCTCTTCAACCGCTGCTCGAGCAAGGAGGCCCGCTACCTCGCGCGGCTCGTCCTCTCGGAGATGCGCATCGGCGTCGGCGAGGGCACCGTCCGGGACGCGATCGCCGAGGCCTTCGACGTCCCCGTCGAGCGCGTCGAGCGCGCCCTGCAGGTCTCGAACGACTACGGGCAGGTCGCCCGCGTCGCCCGCGACGAGGGCCGCGAGGGACTCGACGAACTGGACCTCGAGGTCGGCCGACCCGTCCAGGCGATGCTCGCCCAGGCGGGGACAGTGACCGACGCGCTCGAGGAGTGGGACGAGGCCGTCGTGGAATGGAAGTACGACGGGGCTAGAATCCAGTTGCACTACGATCCCGAGGCCGCCAAGGCGGACGCCGAGACCCGCGTCTTCTCGAGAAACATGGAGGAAGTCACCGACGCCCTCCCCGAAGTCGCCGAGTTCGCCGAGGCGACCATCGAGGAACCCGCGATTCTGGACGGCGAGGTCGTCGCAATCGACGAGAACGACGATCCGCTCCCGTTCCAGGAGGTGCTCAAGCGCTTCCGCCGGAAACACGACGTCGCGAAGGCCCGCGAGGACGTGACGGTGCGACCGGTCTTCTTCGACTGCCTGCACGCCGGCGGCGAGGACCTGCTTGCGGAGTCGCTGACGACGCGCCACGAGCGGCTGCGGACGGTGCTGGCGGACGGCGAGTCGCTGGAGCAGGACGAGGACGAGATTGAGGGACTCTCGCTGCTCTGGACGACCGACGACCCCGACGAGATCGAGGTAATCGACGCCGACGCCCTCGAGGCGGGCCACGAGGGGATCATGCTCAAGGACCCCGACTCGGCGTACTCGCCGGGCCGGCGGGGCAAACACTGGCGCAAGCGCAAACCCGACGTGGAGACGCTGGACTGCGTGGTGACCGGCGCGGAGTGGGGCGAGGGTCGGCGCGCGACGTTTTTGGGCACCTTCGAGCTCTCCGTGCGCGCGGGCGACGACTTGGAGACCGTCGGCAAGGTCGCGACGGGTATCACCGACGAGAAACTCGAGGAACTCACGGAACTCCTCGAGCCCCACATCGCCGCCGAGGAGGGCCAGGCGGTGGACATAGAGCCCGCGATCGTCTTCGAGGTCGGCTACGAGGAGATCCAGAGCTCGCCGACCTACTCGTCGGGCTACGCGCTTCGCTTCCCGCGGTTCCTCAGCGTTCGCTCCGACAAGAACCCCGAGGACGCGGACACGCTCGAGCGCGTCGAACGGCTGCGAGCGTAG
- a CDS encoding MFS transporter — protein sequence MSRTRLFASLCGLVFLLNLARIIFAPLLDVFIAEFGIGEATAGLIVTLVWVGSASPRLPTGWLLTRVPRHHVAIGSGTILAISAALAANATTVRHLLIGAFLMGIASGVYFVAANPLLSELFPSRVGRAMGIHGAAAQIGAVAAAPFVALTLLVDWRLSLWTIAASAALLTAVTWATARRTEMPAAGEADRDFVAGALSEWKLIVTALAIVGATSFVWQGLFNFYELYMQSKGLSDGAAGTLLTIVFAAGVPAFFFSGNLADRFPYVPYLLGVVGTFAATLLLLTAVEGFLALAVLSAVVGLVIHALFPATDAYLLDTLPDSTRSSAYAVFSSAWMLAQALGSSALGWILERGYTYDGVFAGAALLLGASAVVLLGLERIGRLPN from the coding sequence GTGTCCCGCACCCGACTCTTCGCGTCTCTCTGCGGTCTCGTCTTTCTTCTCAACCTCGCCAGAATCATCTTCGCGCCGCTGCTGGACGTCTTCATCGCCGAGTTCGGGATCGGCGAGGCGACGGCGGGGCTCATCGTGACCCTCGTGTGGGTCGGGAGCGCCTCCCCGCGGCTGCCGACGGGGTGGCTGCTCACGAGAGTTCCGAGACACCACGTCGCGATCGGCTCCGGGACGATTCTCGCGATCTCCGCGGCGCTCGCCGCGAACGCGACGACCGTTCGACACCTGCTGATCGGCGCCTTCCTCATGGGCATCGCCTCCGGCGTCTACTTCGTCGCGGCGAACCCGCTGCTGAGCGAACTCTTCCCGTCGCGGGTCGGCCGCGCGATGGGGATCCACGGCGCCGCCGCCCAGATCGGCGCGGTGGCCGCTGCCCCGTTCGTCGCGCTCACGCTGCTCGTCGACTGGCGGCTCTCGCTGTGGACGATCGCCGCCAGCGCGGCGCTGTTGACGGCCGTCACGTGGGCCACCGCGCGACGGACCGAGATGCCGGCGGCGGGCGAGGCCGACCGCGACTTCGTCGCCGGCGCGCTCTCGGAGTGGAAGCTCATCGTGACGGCGCTGGCGATCGTCGGCGCGACCTCGTTCGTCTGGCAGGGGCTGTTCAACTTCTACGAACTGTACATGCAGTCGAAGGGCCTCTCGGACGGCGCGGCGGGCACGCTGCTCACGATCGTCTTCGCGGCCGGCGTCCCCGCGTTCTTTTTCAGCGGGAATCTAGCCGATCGGTTCCCCTACGTTCCGTACCTGCTCGGCGTCGTCGGAACGTTCGCCGCGACGCTACTCCTGTTGACGGCCGTCGAGGGCTTCCTCGCGTTGGCCGTTCTCAGCGCGGTTGTCGGACTCGTCATCCACGCGCTGTTCCCGGCCACCGACGCGTATCTCCTCGATACGCTCCCGGACTCGACGCGGAGCAGCGCCTACGCCGTGTTCAGCTCCGCCTGGATGCTCGCGCAGGCGCTGGGCTCGTCCGCCCTGGGATGGATCCTCGAGCGCGGCTACACCTATGACGGCGTGTTCGCCGGCGCCGCGCTCCTCCTCGGAGCCTCGGCCGTCGTCCTCCTGGGACTCGAGCGAATCGGGCGGCTCCCGAACTGA
- the hisC gene encoding histidinol-phosphate transaminase: MQPRDLSDHVAYEAGRGIEEVARELGRDPSEFVKLASNENPHGPSPAAAVALRDAASSVSSYPKAAHADLTAAVADRWNVDDQQVWLANGGDGAIDYLHRATLDPSDTVCVPTPGFAYYGMSARYHHGEVREYAIEREDDFAQTAEGVLDSYDGDRVVWVTSPHNPTGSTMPLSEIERLADETDDETLLVVDEAYGEFADRDSAVALIEGREGYDARDDIAVLRTFSKAYGLAGVRLGYAVVPGEWSEAYARVNTPFAASELACRAGLAAMDDEEHVERTVETARESRKHMRDAIDAHVWESEGNFVLVDVGDASAVAEEMQRRGVIVRDCSSFGLPACIRITCGTDEETERAVETVNDVLADLDADGEPAMDSEAEVSDT; this comes from the coding sequence ATGCAACCGCGCGACCTGTCCGACCACGTCGCCTACGAGGCGGGTCGAGGCATCGAGGAAGTCGCCCGCGAACTCGGGCGCGACCCCTCGGAATTCGTCAAACTCGCCTCCAACGAGAACCCGCACGGCCCCTCCCCCGCGGCCGCCGTGGCGCTTCGCGACGCCGCCTCGAGCGTCAGTTCCTACCCGAAAGCCGCCCACGCCGACCTGACCGCCGCCGTCGCCGACCGCTGGAACGTCGACGACCAGCAGGTCTGGCTGGCCAACGGCGGCGACGGGGCGATCGACTACCTCCACCGGGCGACCCTCGATCCCAGCGACACCGTCTGCGTCCCGACGCCGGGTTTCGCCTACTACGGGATGAGCGCCCGCTACCACCACGGCGAGGTCCGGGAGTACGCCATCGAGCGCGAGGACGACTTCGCACAGACCGCTGAGGGCGTCCTCGACTCGTACGACGGCGACCGCGTCGTCTGGGTCACCAGTCCCCATAACCCGACGGGATCGACGATGCCGCTGTCCGAGATCGAGCGACTCGCCGACGAGACCGACGACGAGACGCTGCTCGTCGTCGACGAGGCCTACGGCGAGTTCGCCGACCGCGACAGCGCCGTCGCCCTGATCGAGGGCCGCGAGGGGTACGACGCTCGCGACGACATCGCCGTCCTGCGGACGTTCTCCAAGGCCTACGGGCTGGCCGGCGTCCGCCTCGGCTACGCCGTCGTCCCCGGTGAGTGGAGCGAGGCCTACGCCCGCGTGAACACTCCCTTCGCGGCCAGCGAACTTGCCTGCCGGGCCGGGCTCGCCGCGATGGACGACGAGGAACACGTCGAGCGAACCGTCGAGACGGCTCGTGAATCGCGCAAACACATGCGCGACGCGATCGACGCACACGTCTGGGAGAGCGAGGGCAACTTCGTGCTCGTCGACGTCGGCGACGCCTCGGCTGTCGCCGAGGAGATGCAACGGCGCGGCGTCATCGTCCGCGACTGCTCGAGTTTCGGCCTCCCGGCCTGTATCCGCATCACCTGCGGCACCGACGAGGAGACCGAGCGCGCGGTCGAGACAGTAAACGACGTGCTCGCGGACCTCGATGCCGACGGTGAACCCGCGATGGACTCGGAAGCAGAGGTGTCCGACACGTGA
- a CDS encoding adenylate kinase family protein, protein MRIAVTGTPGTGKTTATELLESRFTDDDAAPDFDVVHLNRVLEDEGLYTEVDADRESKIADLDALAAWLEGRDDVVIESHLAHHFAADRVAVLRCAPEQLEARLRERGETEAKATENAESEALDVILSEAVDEYGLESVYEIDTTDRDPEAVADALEAVATGEREPSAGEVDYVGYLA, encoded by the coding sequence GTGAGGATCGCCGTCACCGGGACCCCGGGCACCGGGAAGACCACCGCGACCGAACTCCTCGAGTCGCGGTTCACGGACGACGACGCGGCGCCCGACTTCGACGTCGTCCACCTCAACCGCGTCCTCGAGGACGAGGGCCTCTACACCGAGGTCGACGCCGACCGCGAGAGCAAGATCGCGGACCTCGACGCACTCGCGGCCTGGCTCGAGGGCCGGGACGACGTCGTGATCGAGTCCCATCTCGCCCACCACTTCGCGGCCGACCGGGTCGCCGTCCTGCGGTGTGCGCCGGAGCAACTCGAGGCGCGACTCCGCGAGCGCGGCGAGACCGAGGCGAAGGCGACGGAAAACGCCGAAAGCGAGGCGCTGGACGTCATCCTCTCGGAAGCGGTCGACGAATACGGCCTCGAGTCGGTCTACGAAATCGATACGACCGACCGTGACCCCGAGGCCGTCGCGGACGCCCTCGAGGCGGTCGCGACGGGCGAACGAGAGCCGAGCGCCGGCGAGGTCGACTACGTGGGGTACCTGGCATGA
- a CDS encoding CDP-alcohol phosphatidyltransferase family protein encodes MTLDKLRPYVSRFLDPFVRGFDRVGLTPDGVSVLAFGMAVLAAAAFALGGRADPIWYVAAATLVFLNGWLDIIDGALAREQQVASAGGDLLDHVLDRYADIVVIAGLAAGVDDYLLGFLAVTGVVMTSYLGTQAQAVGLDRVYGGLVGRADRLAIIGIVGFVAYPLADLEPGGVTVIGWLLIFLAVVGHLTALQRFAYSWAALD; translated from the coding sequence ATGACGCTGGATAAACTCAGACCGTACGTCTCCCGATTCTTGGATCCGTTCGTCAGAGGCTTCGACCGCGTCGGGCTGACTCCCGACGGCGTGAGCGTGCTGGCCTTTGGCATGGCCGTCCTCGCGGCGGCCGCGTTCGCGCTGGGCGGTCGCGCCGATCCGATCTGGTACGTCGCGGCCGCGACGCTAGTCTTCCTCAACGGCTGGCTGGACATCATCGACGGCGCGCTCGCACGCGAACAACAGGTCGCCTCCGCGGGCGGCGACCTCCTCGATCACGTCCTCGACCGCTACGCCGACATCGTCGTCATCGCCGGCCTCGCCGCGGGCGTCGACGACTACCTGCTGGGCTTCCTGGCCGTGACGGGCGTCGTGATGACCTCCTACCTCGGCACGCAGGCCCAGGCCGTCGGCCTCGACCGCGTCTACGGTGGCCTCGTCGGCCGCGCGGACCGGCTGGCGATCATCGGGATCGTCGGCTTCGTCGCTTACCCGCTGGCCGACCTCGAGCCGGGCGGAGTCACGGTGATCGGCTGGCTGCTCATCTTCCTCGCGGTCGTCGGCCACCTGACCGCGCTCCAGCGGTTCGCCTACTCCTGGGCGGCGCTGGACTGA